From Candidatus Pedobacter colombiensis, one genomic window encodes:
- a CDS encoding AraC family transcriptional regulator, with the protein MVDIYIKDKYGKLILSEKIQEKEDFQYEKTVVITNQQILKVTITLNAAPPTDDRHWTEKELQIFYKIIELISKDLSRSFSIEELADYAGMNRTKLQAGFKQVFNKTINSFTQELKMQSAKNLISRNKGYNLKEIASMLGYKHANHFSVAFKKRFNVSPSAFKKID; encoded by the coding sequence ATGGTAGATATTTACATTAAAGACAAGTATGGAAAACTTATATTATCTGAAAAAATACAGGAAAAGGAAGATTTTCAGTATGAGAAAACGGTAGTTATCACAAACCAACAAATACTTAAAGTAACCATTACTTTAAATGCAGCTCCCCCCACTGATGATCGGCATTGGACTGAAAAAGAGCTACAAATATTTTATAAAATCATTGAGCTGATCAGCAAGGATCTTTCGAGGAGTTTTTCTATTGAAGAATTGGCTGATTATGCCGGTATGAACCGTACTAAGTTGCAAGCGGGATTTAAACAGGTATTTAATAAAACTATAAATTCCTTTACCCAAGAATTGAAAATGCAAAGCGCGAAGAACTTGATCAGCAGGAATAAGGGGTATAATTTAAAAGAGATTGCGAGCATGCTGGGATACAAACATGCTAATCATTTTTCTGTTGCATTTAAGAAGAGATTTAATGTTTCTCCCTCTGCCTTTAAAAAAATCGACTAA
- a CDS encoding pyrimidine/purine nucleoside phosphorylase gives MSNSTNSQISHNLYFEGKVQSLGLETANGKATVGVMKKGTYTFSASSTEKMVIISGSMDVKLTADGEFKKYAEQEEFDVAGGTSFEVSCNDDVAYLCYYG, from the coding sequence ATGAGTAATTCGACCAATTCTCAAATCAGCCACAATCTCTATTTCGAAGGAAAAGTTCAAAGCCTTGGACTGGAAACAGCCAATGGTAAAGCCACTGTTGGAGTAATGAAAAAGGGTACCTATACTTTTTCTGCCTCTTCAACTGAAAAAATGGTAATCATATCAGGTAGTATGGATGTGAAACTAACCGCTGATGGAGAATTTAAAAAATATGCAGAACAAGAAGAATTTGATGTCGCTGGAGGAACTTCGTTTGAAGTGTCATGTAACGATGATGTAGCTTATCTATGTTATTATGGATAA
- a CDS encoding sigma-70 family RNA polymerase sigma factor: protein MQKQELIPHLFRTEYRKIVSVLCRLFGIDHIEIAEDIVSDTFLLATELWGMKGPPENPAAWLYTVSKNKTKDYLKRNTLFLDKISTEIKYTSSTVEDMEIDLSSKNINDSQLAMMFAICHPCISPEAQIALSLNLLCGFSTDEIANAFLTNRETIYKRLQRAKEKLKTEQVKIEQPSKAEINERLERVLTTLYLLFNEGYYSSSKNTPLRKELCLEAMRLNVMLANNEQTNKPPVNALLALMCFHASRFEARTNSNGEVVLYGDQDTELWDLDLIEKGNYYINIASQGDQLSKYHLEAAIAYWHTQKDDSIIKWERILQLYNQLLLIEYSPIAALNRTYALAKSNGNEQAIIEAEKLDLKGNHLYHSLLANLYASIQPAKAFEHFEQAILLAKSEADKVSLKQSMLKLKQQI from the coding sequence ATGCAAAAGCAAGAACTCATACCGCATTTATTTAGAACCGAATATCGGAAGATAGTTTCCGTGCTCTGCAGATTATTTGGCATCGATCATATTGAAATTGCTGAAGACATTGTAAGTGATACCTTCTTACTAGCTACAGAATTGTGGGGGATGAAAGGCCCACCGGAAAATCCTGCCGCCTGGTTATATACAGTTTCTAAAAATAAAACAAAGGACTATCTGAAGCGCAATACCCTGTTTCTGGATAAAATCAGCACAGAAATAAAATATACATCCTCAACGGTTGAAGACATGGAAATTGATCTGTCCAGCAAAAATATCAACGACAGTCAGCTAGCTATGATGTTTGCCATTTGTCATCCCTGTATTTCTCCGGAAGCACAAATCGCTTTATCCTTAAATCTCCTTTGTGGTTTTAGTACTGACGAAATAGCAAATGCTTTTCTAACCAATCGGGAAACCATTTATAAGCGATTGCAAAGGGCAAAAGAAAAATTAAAGACAGAACAGGTAAAGATAGAGCAACCCTCGAAAGCGGAAATCAATGAAAGGTTGGAAAGGGTATTAACAACACTGTATTTATTGTTTAATGAAGGTTATTATTCCAGCTCTAAAAACACACCACTAAGAAAAGAACTTTGTCTGGAAGCTATGCGTTTAAACGTAATGCTTGCCAATAATGAGCAGACTAATAAACCACCTGTCAATGCACTGCTTGCACTGATGTGTTTCCATGCTTCCAGATTTGAAGCCAGAACAAATTCAAATGGCGAAGTTGTTTTGTATGGGGATCAGGATACGGAACTTTGGGATCTTGATTTAATTGAAAAGGGCAATTATTATATTAATATAGCATCACAAGGGGATCAACTTTCTAAATATCACCTGGAAGCAGCAATAGCTTATTGGCATACTCAAAAAGACGATTCAATTATAAAATGGGAACGTATTTTACAGTTGTATAATCAATTATTACTGATCGAATACTCACCAATTGCGGCCTTAAACCGAACCTATGCACTGGCAAAATCAAATGGAAATGAACAGGCAATTATAGAAGCAGAGAAGCTGGATCTCAAGGGGAATCATTTATACCATTCGCTGTTGGCTAATCTATATGCCAGCATACAACCTGCAAAAGCATTCGAGCATTTTGAGCAGGCAATTTTATTAGCGAAATCTGAAGCCGATAAAGTGAGTCTTAAACAAAGTATGTTAAAGTTAAAGCAGCAAATCTGA
- a CDS encoding YciI family protein, with product MKEFMMIFRQEKQEGAEMPSAEQMQAVMKQWQDWIGGIAAQGKYSGTNRLYSEGKTLKPGNVVIDGPYAEVKEMIGGYLIVKANTLDEAVEMAKSCPNLIYGGNVEVRSVMTIEYDPTSAKFLDPQ from the coding sequence ATGAAAGAATTCATGATGATTTTCAGACAAGAAAAACAAGAAGGTGCTGAAATGCCTTCAGCAGAGCAAATGCAGGCGGTAATGAAACAATGGCAGGATTGGATAGGAGGTATTGCTGCACAAGGCAAATACAGTGGTACCAATCGTTTATATTCTGAAGGAAAAACCTTGAAACCGGGTAACGTGGTTATTGACGGACCTTATGCTGAAGTTAAAGAAATGATTGGCGGTTACCTGATCGTAAAAGCAAACACACTTGATGAAGCTGTGGAAATGGCAAAATCATGTCCTAATTTAATATACGGAGGCAATGTAGAAGTTAGAAGTGTAATGACTATAGAGTACGACCCGACCTCTGCAAAGTTTTTAGATCCTCAATAA
- a CDS encoding IS3 family transposase, protein MSMIERRSLISPEHQALSIASQCKLLNLQRSCYYFKPKGESLFNQSIMNLIDRKFLDCPFYGVDRMTAYLNKDLGCHVNNKRIRRLYRVMNLRTIYPKKNLSKANAAHHKYPYLLKGLKIDRPGQVWQADITYIPMFRGFMYMFAIIDVYSRKIVGWSISNTMTVEWCRDVLLETIEEHGTPGIFNTDQGSQFTSPIFTKALKDSNVSISMDGKGRALDNVFIERFWRSLKQEYIYLNPPNGGMELFQGIKRYVEFYNNERRHRSMDDLTPNEVFYQNNKKVS, encoded by the coding sequence ATGAGTATGATTGAAAGGCGTAGCCTTATTTCCCCGGAGCACCAGGCGCTGAGTATTGCCAGTCAGTGCAAGCTACTGAACTTGCAGCGCAGCTGCTATTATTTCAAGCCTAAAGGCGAGTCGCTGTTCAACCAGTCGATAATGAATTTGATTGACCGTAAGTTTCTTGACTGCCCGTTTTACGGCGTGGACCGGATGACTGCGTATCTTAACAAAGATTTGGGATGTCATGTGAATAACAAGCGTATACGTCGTCTTTATCGTGTGATGAACCTGCGGACAATTTATCCTAAAAAGAACCTGAGCAAGGCTAATGCGGCACACCATAAATATCCATATTTGCTGAAAGGCTTGAAAATAGATCGGCCGGGCCAGGTTTGGCAGGCTGATATCACTTATATTCCCATGTTCAGAGGCTTCATGTATATGTTTGCCATTATTGATGTGTACAGCCGAAAGATTGTCGGATGGAGCATTTCAAATACCATGACCGTAGAATGGTGCAGAGATGTACTGCTTGAAACCATTGAAGAACATGGTACACCTGGTATATTTAATACGGATCAAGGCTCACAGTTCACCAGTCCGATCTTCACTAAAGCACTTAAAGACAGTAATGTAAGTATATCTATGGATGGCAAGGGAAGAGCCTTGGATAATGTGTTCATTGAGCGATTCTGGAGATCTTTGAAACAGGAGTATATTTATCTTAACCCACCTAACGGTGGTATGGAATTATTCCAGGGTATAAAACGGTATGTGGAATTTTATAACAATGAACGAAGGCATCGGTCAATGGACGATCTTACGCCAAATGAGGTATTCTATCAAAATAATAAAAAAGTGTCCTAA
- a CDS encoding DUF4374 domain-containing protein yields MKTNITKAFTALLFAAVLISCSKKDNNGATQNPGNYILAVTPVASTAVADYLLTANSLETGSITTVGNGVEQDGTYRYYVTANNKFFSMLYGQGNPGAVTTYSIQNGKLSKVSNFQTETVQAFAPVNDDILLIKIPRNIATPLANWYSVNTNSLLIAREGTINVQEPSNNGESAHFSWIKQVGNKVYAPYFSIKACCGESFGTAFPNNAWIAVYSYPQMQLEKVITDDRTSFIGRYFTDGLSVVENGDVYAFSSSVATTGGVLSSTKPSAITKIKSGTTEFDKTYFYDFEAISGGYVITDWIYVGGNNFVVNAALKAEKGPYVVGKNIGIVNVVNKTFKLVTGMPKLEDIAGLTTSNYTPKDGKTAFIGVNLVSGLSYVYKIDAATQAASQGLKVEGGKITSIQHLQ; encoded by the coding sequence ATGAAAACAAACATTACGAAAGCATTTACAGCGTTGCTCTTCGCAGCTGTGCTTATTTCCTGCTCAAAAAAAGATAATAACGGAGCTACACAAAACCCGGGTAATTACATATTGGCTGTAACGCCTGTAGCATCGACAGCAGTGGCAGATTACCTTTTAACGGCAAATAGCCTGGAAACTGGTAGCATTACAACAGTAGGAAACGGTGTTGAACAGGATGGTACTTATCGGTATTATGTAACTGCAAACAATAAGTTTTTCAGCATGCTGTATGGACAAGGAAATCCAGGTGCGGTTACCACTTACAGTATTCAAAATGGAAAATTAAGTAAGGTGTCTAACTTCCAGACGGAAACAGTTCAGGCTTTCGCTCCTGTGAATGATGATATTCTATTGATCAAAATACCACGAAATATAGCTACTCCTTTAGCGAACTGGTACAGCGTGAATACAAATAGTTTACTTATTGCTCGTGAAGGAACTATAAATGTGCAAGAACCTTCAAATAATGGTGAATCTGCCCATTTTAGCTGGATCAAACAGGTAGGCAATAAGGTATATGCACCTTACTTCTCTATTAAAGCTTGCTGTGGCGAATCTTTTGGTACTGCTTTTCCTAATAACGCATGGATCGCTGTTTATTCATACCCTCAAATGCAACTGGAAAAAGTAATAACTGATGACAGAACAAGCTTTATCGGACGCTATTTTACTGATGGTCTTTCTGTAGTTGAAAATGGCGATGTTTATGCATTTTCTTCATCAGTAGCTACAACTGGAGGTGTTTTAAGTTCGACTAAACCATCAGCAATTACAAAAATAAAGTCTGGTACTACGGAGTTTGATAAAACTTACTTTTATGATTTTGAAGCCATTTCTGGTGGTTATGTGATTACAGATTGGATATATGTTGGCGGTAACAACTTCGTCGTTAATGCAGCACTCAAAGCTGAAAAGGGTCCTTATGTTGTTGGAAAAAATATTGGTATTGTGAATGTGGTTAATAAAACATTTAAGCTGGTAACAGGAATGCCAAAGCTAGAAGATATTGCAGGTTTGACTACAAGTAATTATACACCAAAAGATGGTAAAACGGCTTTCATAGGGGTGAATTTAGTAAGTGGCCTTAGCTATGTATACAAAATTGATGCAGCTACTCAGGCCGCTAGCCAAGGTTTAAAAGTTGAAGGTGGAAAAATCACTTCAATTCAGCATCTACAATAA
- a CDS encoding TonB-dependent receptor codes for MQIYTHYKYIWLVILLISGFSIQAQEKYTITGIVRSTTGEPLIGAGVKLLGTNKSTVTDNEGKFKIQDIGQGEHKVSARYLGYVESVQKLALSGMPTNRQLNFSLKYNQNDLSEVVVTGRTAVKEVNRQAYNVTAVDAKKLYNSTLDISGALDRVAGIRVRESGGVGSNFNLSLNGFSGNHIRYFMDGIPIDNFGSSFQINNIPINVADRIEVYKGVVPMWLGSDALGGAINIVTSDRYRNYIDASYSIGSFNTHRSVINTAMTTKNGFTVQLNAFQNYSDNNYKVNVEASDIYTGAYAPAAILRRFHDTYHNETAIANVGFVDKVFADKLLFGITMGKNYKEFQTGARMQAVFGAWHRRGDIIMPTFKYKKTDLIKGLDVTINANYNLGTEQNIDTTNVRYDWYGNSKANGSNGERSRSMYKYKNNNGLGTAMANYRINDHHSVTLNNVFNTFNRKGSDVLSPTNAEYERTKKSIKNILGFGYSYDRSGKWSTSIFAKYLYQSNINGTRATGESVKEKVGYGAALTYFLHPNLQLKTSYELTNRLPEAQELFGDVENLEGNANLKPEKSDNFNLGVIYGFAVNKNHNFSVTANAVYRNASDFIYTRLNQNQGKLVADNREGVKTWGGDAEIRYSYKDWLTAGTTVTYQYLQNRQKTDGVPPVPSIVYLDQMPNIPYLFGNSDVSVSLKDLGKKGNTLNIGYNILYVHEFWLVWPSQGGRDVSDEKRVVPMQLSHDLNFVYSIRNGHYNIGLEAKNITDAHLFDNFSLQKSGRAFYLNLRYFFNKNRN; via the coding sequence ATGCAAATTTATACGCATTACAAGTACATATGGCTGGTCATTCTGCTCATTAGCGGGTTTTCTATACAAGCGCAGGAGAAGTATACCATAACAGGAATTGTAAGATCTACTACTGGGGAACCACTTATTGGAGCAGGTGTTAAGCTTTTGGGTACCAATAAATCTACGGTTACAGATAACGAAGGAAAGTTTAAGATTCAAGATATTGGACAGGGAGAGCATAAGGTAAGTGCCAGGTATCTGGGCTACGTCGAATCCGTACAAAAACTTGCTTTATCAGGCATGCCAACTAACAGGCAGCTCAACTTTAGCTTAAAGTATAATCAAAATGATCTTTCCGAAGTTGTAGTAACGGGGCGTACTGCTGTTAAGGAAGTGAACAGGCAAGCCTATAATGTAACTGCTGTGGATGCTAAGAAGCTATACAACAGTACTCTTGATATCTCCGGTGCATTAGATAGGGTTGCTGGAATTCGGGTTAGGGAATCTGGTGGTGTAGGTTCTAATTTCAACCTTTCTTTAAATGGATTTTCAGGGAACCATATCAGATATTTTATGGATGGAATACCTATTGATAATTTTGGTTCTTCCTTCCAGATTAATAACATCCCAATTAATGTTGCAGATAGAATAGAAGTATATAAAGGAGTTGTACCAATGTGGTTGGGATCTGATGCGCTTGGTGGTGCAATTAATATAGTGACAAGTGATCGTTATCGGAATTATATTGATGCCTCCTATTCCATTGGATCCTTTAATACCCACAGAAGTGTGATCAATACAGCGATGACCACTAAAAATGGTTTCACAGTTCAGTTAAATGCATTTCAAAATTATTCTGATAATAATTATAAGGTAAACGTTGAGGCATCAGACATTTATACTGGTGCATATGCACCTGCGGCAATCTTGCGCAGGTTTCATGATACTTACCATAATGAAACGGCAATTGCCAATGTTGGGTTTGTTGACAAGGTTTTTGCAGATAAATTATTGTTTGGGATTACGATGGGTAAAAACTATAAGGAATTTCAAACCGGGGCAAGAATGCAAGCCGTATTTGGAGCCTGGCATCGTAGGGGCGATATCATCATGCCTACTTTCAAGTATAAGAAGACTGACTTGATTAAGGGCCTTGATGTAACCATCAACGCAAACTATAACCTGGGGACTGAGCAGAATATTGATACTACCAATGTAAGGTACGATTGGTATGGAAACAGTAAAGCCAATGGTTCAAACGGAGAACGCTCCAGGAGTATGTATAAATATAAGAACAACAATGGGCTGGGAACGGCTATGGCAAATTATAGGATTAATGATCACCATTCTGTTACCTTGAATAATGTGTTCAATACTTTTAACCGAAAGGGTAGTGATGTTCTTAGTCCCACTAATGCCGAATATGAACGTACAAAAAAGAGCATTAAGAATATTTTAGGTTTTGGCTATAGTTACGATAGGAGTGGTAAATGGAGTACTTCGATATTTGCCAAATATCTATATCAAAGCAATATAAATGGAACTCGGGCAACGGGCGAATCTGTAAAGGAAAAAGTTGGATATGGTGCTGCATTAACCTATTTCCTACACCCAAATTTACAGTTAAAAACTTCATATGAGTTGACCAATCGTTTGCCTGAAGCACAGGAATTATTTGGTGATGTAGAAAATCTGGAAGGAAATGCCAACCTGAAACCTGAGAAAAGCGATAATTTTAATCTTGGTGTGATTTATGGTTTTGCGGTTAATAAGAATCATAATTTTTCTGTTACCGCTAATGCGGTGTATAGAAATGCCAGCGATTTTATTTATACCCGATTGAATCAGAATCAAGGGAAATTAGTTGCAGATAACAGAGAAGGTGTTAAGACCTGGGGAGGAGATGCAGAGATCAGGTATTCCTATAAAGACTGGCTTACCGCTGGTACAACTGTAACTTATCAATATCTTCAGAACCGTCAGAAAACAGATGGAGTGCCGCCCGTTCCGAGCATTGTATATTTAGATCAGATGCCAAATATTCCTTATTTATTTGGAAACAGTGACGTATCTGTATCACTTAAGGATCTGGGCAAAAAGGGAAATACACTTAATATTGGCTATAATATTTTGTATGTGCATGAATTCTGGCTGGTATGGCCTTCTCAGGGAGGAAGAGATGTATCAGACGAAAAAAGAGTTGTTCCAATGCAACTGTCTCATGACTTGAATTTTGTATACAGTATTAGAAACGGACATTACAATATTGGCCTGGAAGCTAAAAATATCACCGATGCACATCTTTTTGACAATTTCAGTTTACAGAAATCGGGTCGCGCTTTCTATTTAAATCTTAGGTATTTTTTCAATAAAAACCGCAATTAA
- a CDS encoding PepSY-associated TM helix domain-containing protein gives MIPAAKNIPSKKKSKDSLFTRINKWLHLWLGLASGIIVLIVCLTGCIWVFNEEINGLLEPETKIERQDKPVITPAQLSAIVAREYPDKLPAYANYQQGRTINLNLKDKVEKKEKGVRGGGRRGGGITLKINPYSGKVVAKDVRKKGETDFFRFILNGHRFLWMPYEIGRPIVNYGTMVFVVLLITGLIWWYPKKWNKSTRDKSFKIKWGASFKRVNLDLHNVMGFYGLLFLLAIALTGMVYGIKWYSEGLYWVTSGGDTLAEFKRMESDSLQAKKFYTPEQAMDLAWNKVIAKHPKSQGFYYNFPDTSAVKATINITVYPNTGQFYNSQGYTFDQHTALELKREDAYNTAYETAGFGTKLRKMNYDIHVGSILGFPGKVLAFLAALIGASLPVTGFLIWYGRKFKKKKSAKKIEGRIDEKGKQLEFPQETFLLVE, from the coding sequence ATGATACCGGCAGCTAAAAATATCCCATCAAAAAAGAAGAGTAAAGATTCACTCTTCACGAGAATTAATAAATGGCTTCATCTTTGGTTGGGGTTAGCTTCAGGAATCATTGTTTTAATAGTTTGTTTAACAGGCTGCATCTGGGTATTTAATGAAGAGATTAATGGTTTATTGGAGCCGGAAACAAAAATTGAAAGACAGGATAAACCTGTCATTACCCCGGCACAGTTATCAGCTATCGTTGCCCGCGAATACCCTGATAAATTACCGGCCTATGCTAATTATCAGCAAGGGCGTACCATAAATCTGAATTTAAAAGATAAAGTTGAAAAGAAGGAGAAAGGAGTGCGTGGTGGAGGAAGAAGAGGAGGCGGGATTACCCTTAAGATTAATCCTTACAGCGGAAAGGTCGTTGCTAAAGATGTTCGTAAAAAAGGAGAGACAGACTTTTTTAGGTTTATTTTAAATGGACATCGATTTTTATGGATGCCTTACGAGATCGGCAGGCCGATTGTAAATTATGGGACTATGGTTTTTGTCGTATTACTAATCACAGGACTAATCTGGTGGTATCCAAAGAAATGGAACAAATCTACCCGGGATAAAAGCTTCAAAATCAAATGGGGAGCTTCTTTTAAACGTGTAAATCTTGATTTGCATAATGTGATGGGTTTTTATGGACTATTGTTTTTATTGGCTATAGCACTCACAGGAATGGTGTATGGTATAAAATGGTATAGCGAAGGCTTATATTGGGTAACTTCTGGGGGAGATACCTTAGCAGAGTTTAAGCGTATGGAGTCAGATTCCTTGCAAGCTAAAAAGTTTTATACACCAGAACAGGCTATGGATTTAGCCTGGAATAAAGTGATTGCAAAACATCCAAAATCCCAGGGGTTTTATTATAATTTTCCTGATACCTCAGCAGTAAAAGCTACAATAAACATTACTGTATATCCAAATACAGGACAATTTTATAACAGTCAGGGTTATACATTTGATCAACATACTGCCCTGGAGCTTAAACGTGAGGATGCATACAATACTGCTTATGAAACAGCAGGATTCGGCACCAAATTGCGGAAAATGAATTATGATATCCATGTGGGGAGTATTTTAGGTTTTCCTGGAAAAGTACTCGCTTTTCTTGCTGCATTAATTGGCGCCAGCTTGCCTGTTACTGGTTTCCTAATCTGGTATGGCAGAAAGTTTAAAAAGAAGAAGTCTGCAAAGAAAATAGAAGGCCGCATTGATGAGAAGGGAAAGCAACTGGAATTTCCACAAGAGACCTTTTTATTGGTAGAGTAA